A section of the Ornithinimicrobium sufpigmenti genome encodes:
- a CDS encoding MFS transporter, which translates to MYRRLLWPVLAPSVLFGVAAGATVPVSVLAAMDLGASEALAALIVAIVGGISLATTVPAGMLIDRVGDRRAMLLATAAAAAVTAVTVASLVWAGPGALALFMASTFLRAPAVNVWSLARQAYVAERVPTREVGRAMTALGGTMRIGALVGPLLGGLLLLALPLWSVYVLSVVCSLLALAILYAPRLGGRHEEGFDANGRRYAAPARANTAPARANAAAAQGGSSGGRARLDVRWDAVVLAGVAISTLAVARVAQAVLIQLWGTHIGLTAAQISLAIATGAAVEILLMFPAGYLKDRLGRSPVLVACLLVYGSGFLVLPLAGSWWGVVGAVMVMSVGNGLGAGINMTIGADLSPPVGRGRFLGVWALFSNVGVLGGPGMVSLLLVVASTQAAVLAVGGLALAGAVWMTAWSRRIGLPRGL; encoded by the coding sequence ATGTACCGTCGCCTGCTCTGGCCGGTGCTGGCACCCTCGGTCCTCTTCGGTGTGGCGGCCGGCGCGACGGTGCCGGTCTCCGTGCTGGCGGCGATGGACCTGGGCGCCTCGGAGGCCCTGGCCGCGCTCATCGTGGCGATCGTCGGCGGCATCTCCCTGGCCACCACCGTGCCGGCCGGGATGCTCATCGACCGGGTGGGGGACCGTCGGGCGATGCTGCTGGCCACCGCCGCGGCGGCGGCGGTCACCGCGGTGACGGTGGCCTCGCTGGTGTGGGCCGGCCCCGGCGCGCTGGCCCTCTTCATGGCCTCCACCTTCCTGCGCGCGCCGGCCGTCAACGTGTGGTCGCTGGCCCGGCAGGCGTATGTCGCCGAACGGGTCCCCACCCGGGAGGTCGGCCGCGCGATGACCGCCCTGGGCGGCACCATGCGGATCGGGGCTCTGGTCGGCCCGCTGCTCGGTGGTCTCCTCCTGCTCGCCCTGCCGCTCTGGTCGGTCTACGTGCTGTCCGTCGTGTGCAGCCTGCTGGCGCTCGCGATCCTGTACGCCCCGCGGCTGGGGGGACGGCACGAGGAGGGCTTCGACGCCAACGGCCGGCGGTATGCGGCGCCCGCACGAGCGAACACGGCGCCCGCACGAGCGAACGCGGCGGCCGCCCAGGGCGGGTCGAGCGGTGGCCGGGCCCGTCTCGATGTCCGCTGGGACGCCGTCGTGCTCGCGGGGGTGGCGATCAGCACCCTCGCGGTCGCGCGGGTGGCCCAGGCCGTCCTCATCCAGCTCTGGGGCACCCACATCGGCCTCACCGCCGCCCAGATCTCCCTGGCCATCGCCACCGGCGCCGCGGTGGAGATCCTGCTGATGTTCCCTGCGGGCTACCTCAAGGACCGCCTCGGCCGGTCACCGGTCCTGGTGGCCTGCCTCCTCGTCTACGGCAGCGGCTTCCTCGTCCTGCCCCTCGCGGGCAGCTGGTGGGGCGTGGTGGGGGCCGTGATGGTGATGTCGGTCGGCAACGGGCTCGGGGCCGGCATCAACATGACCATCGGCGCCGACCTCAGTCCACCGGTCGGGCGGGGCAGGTTCCTGGGCGTCTGGGCGCTGTTCTCCAACGTGGGCGTCCTCGGCGGTCCCGGCATGGTCTCCCTGCTGCTCGTGGTGGCCAGCACGCAGGCCGCGGTCCTCGCCGTCGGGGGACTCGCCCTCGCCGGCGCGGTCTGGATGACGGCGTGGTCTCGCAGGATCGGCCTGCCCCGAGGACTGTGA
- a CDS encoding nitroreductase family protein, protein MELREVVRRRRMVRSFDPGREVGREVVDRVLKHAVRAPSAGFSQGWDFVVLSTATDRARFWERTSDPDSEQDRWLRGVSSAPVLVLCCSDPQAYLSRYAEPDKGWADRDVARWPVPYWDVDNGMAAMLMLLTAVDEDLGALYFGVPPERQDTVKEAFGIPQDRRIVGVVALGHPSPTPGARGSARTRRRRPLSEVAHHGRFGTPWESPDLV, encoded by the coding sequence ATGGAGCTTCGCGAGGTGGTCCGCCGGCGCCGGATGGTGCGTTCCTTCGACCCGGGACGGGAGGTCGGCAGGGAGGTCGTCGACCGCGTGCTGAAGCACGCGGTGCGCGCGCCGAGCGCCGGGTTCAGCCAGGGCTGGGACTTCGTGGTGCTCTCCACGGCAACGGACCGGGCGCGCTTCTGGGAGCGGACGAGCGACCCCGACTCCGAGCAGGACCGCTGGCTGCGCGGCGTCTCCTCGGCGCCGGTCCTGGTGCTGTGCTGCTCGGACCCGCAGGCCTACCTGTCCCGCTACGCCGAGCCGGACAAGGGCTGGGCCGACCGCGACGTGGCCCGGTGGCCGGTGCCGTACTGGGACGTCGACAACGGGATGGCCGCCATGCTCATGCTGCTCACCGCCGTGGACGAGGACCTGGGCGCGCTCTACTTCGGGGTGCCGCCGGAGCGCCAGGACACCGTCAAGGAGGCATTCGGGATCCCGCAGGACCGCCGGATCGTCGGCGTCGTCGCGCTCGGCCATCCGTCACCGACGCCGGGGGCCAGGGGGTCGGCCCGCACCCGCCGGCGGCGCCCCCTGTCCGAGGTGGCTCACCACGGCCGGTTCGGCACGCCGTGGGAGAGCCCGGACCTGGTCTGA
- a CDS encoding cell wall-binding repeat-containing protein, with protein sequence MQRSTRLSTRVGTRLVARLTAVLAGAALAVSPGLVQAQTPPPADQAAVGGDHAPARDLNFRVERLQGADRYRTAAQVSARFFSPKVPVAYVASGVNYPDALSAGPAAESRNAPVLFVRPGSVPEATAAELRRLQPGRIIVVGGSSAVSDGVVSELRALTAGTVTRLAGTNRYGTSVRISQDAFPGGAGIVWVATGQGWPDALAAGAAAAVQDGPVLLTERTSIPSAVRAEIVRLDPSRILVAGAGGVVSEAVLQDLRSIAPTERISGADRYATSVAISQRVFGTNRPGVNIATGAAYPDALAAVPTTATTRGPVLLTRPGSLPGAVATELRRITPRTAYLLGGRGSMTLDIDRAVQRERGVCWAGPTYPATESQKILTTVPGTSSKKLAFTLDMGGRLDGAEQIVDYLVANQVCTTFFPTSLSADSTQGQKVMAKIAAHPELFEMGNHTVHHCDLVRGGGGSPNGAPCNRTMTDAFVRAELADAEPVLEQLSQMPVEPLWRPPYGSHDARVRNLAAGAGYPVTVMWGRDTIDWDPATTTAQIVSRTTSPLPPSGTIVLAHLGGYKTGEALPQIVSILRSNGYTLTTVSDMRDG encoded by the coding sequence ATGCAACGCAGCACCCGCCTCAGCACACGCGTCGGCACCCGCCTGGTCGCCCGCCTCACCGCCGTCCTGGCCGGCGCGGCGCTCGCCGTCAGTCCCGGTCTCGTCCAGGCCCAGACACCGCCACCGGCCGACCAGGCCGCCGTCGGCGGCGACCACGCACCCGCGCGAGACCTCAACTTCCGGGTGGAGCGCCTGCAGGGGGCCGACCGCTACCGCACGGCGGCCCAGGTCAGCGCCCGCTTCTTCAGCCCCAAGGTGCCGGTCGCCTATGTCGCCAGCGGCGTCAACTACCCCGACGCGCTCAGCGCCGGACCCGCCGCCGAGAGCCGCAACGCCCCCGTGCTCTTCGTCCGGCCCGGCTCGGTGCCCGAGGCCACGGCCGCCGAGCTGCGGCGGCTGCAACCTGGGCGGATCATCGTGGTCGGCGGCAGCTCGGCCGTCAGCGACGGGGTCGTGTCCGAGCTGCGCGCCCTGACCGCCGGGACGGTCACCCGCCTCGCCGGCACCAACCGCTACGGCACGTCCGTGCGCATCAGCCAGGACGCCTTCCCCGGCGGCGCGGGCATCGTCTGGGTCGCTACCGGGCAGGGCTGGCCGGACGCCCTGGCCGCCGGGGCGGCAGCCGCCGTCCAGGACGGGCCGGTGCTGCTGACCGAGCGCACCTCGATCCCGTCCGCCGTCCGCGCCGAGATCGTCCGCCTCGACCCGAGCCGCATCCTCGTCGCGGGCGCCGGCGGGGTCGTGTCCGAGGCCGTCCTGCAGGACCTGCGCTCCATCGCCCCCACCGAGCGCATCTCCGGGGCGGACCGGTATGCCACCTCGGTCGCCATCTCCCAGCGGGTGTTCGGCACCAACCGGCCCGGGGTCAACATCGCGACCGGTGCTGCCTATCCCGACGCCCTGGCCGCCGTCCCCACGACCGCCACCACCCGGGGGCCGGTGCTGCTCACCCGCCCGGGGTCCCTGCCCGGAGCCGTGGCCACCGAGCTGCGGCGGATCACCCCGCGCACGGCATACCTGCTCGGCGGTCGCGGGTCGATGACCCTCGACATCGACCGAGCCGTCCAGCGCGAGCGCGGGGTCTGCTGGGCCGGCCCCACCTACCCCGCCACCGAGAGCCAGAAGATCCTCACCACCGTGCCCGGCACGAGCAGCAAGAAGCTCGCCTTCACGCTCGACATGGGCGGACGGCTTGACGGGGCCGAGCAGATCGTGGACTACCTGGTCGCCAACCAGGTGTGCACCACCTTCTTCCCGACCAGCCTCTCGGCCGACTCCACCCAGGGCCAGAAGGTGATGGCCAAGATCGCCGCGCACCCCGAGCTGTTCGAGATGGGCAACCACACGGTCCACCACTGCGACCTGGTCCGCGGCGGCGGCGGCTCTCCCAACGGGGCACCGTGCAACCGGACGATGACCGACGCCTTCGTCCGCGCCGAGCTGGCCGACGCCGAGCCGGTGCTGGAGCAGCTGTCGCAGATGCCGGTCGAGCCGCTCTGGCGCCCGCCGTACGGCTCCCACGACGCCCGGGTGCGCAACCTCGCCGCCGGAGCCGGCTACCCGGTGACGGTCATGTGGGGCCGCGACACCATCGACTGGGACCCGGCCACGACGACCGCCCAGATCGTCAGCCGCACCACCTCCCCGCTGCCGCCGTCCGGCACCATCGTCCTGGCCCACCTCGGTGGCTACAAGACCGGTGAGGCACTGCCGCAGATCGTCTCGATCCTGCGCAGCAACGGCTACACGCTGACGACGGTCTCGGACATGCGGGACGGCTGA
- a CDS encoding HAAS signaling domain-containing protein, with the protein MMTALDHPLVQDYLDRLHAETARLPDPEGRELRMQIREHLTEALPARPSESEVRDVLDRLGDPVDLVDAAEGVDSRTGAARRRGREGARREPEGAWREAGALVGLVGGALLFWLPLVNVVLWVGGLVLLVLSRRWSVADKVWGALMLGLGPWLFLLAAALPWVMTTEACMSDEAGVVTCTGGGDGGLTALNIIVWVLTISYVVLYVGTLVRLIRAAARAQPSRMSETVVSV; encoded by the coding sequence ATGATGACTGCGCTCGACCACCCGCTGGTGCAGGACTACCTGGACCGGCTGCACGCCGAGACCGCGCGCCTGCCTGACCCCGAGGGCCGGGAGCTGCGGATGCAGATCCGCGAGCACCTCACCGAGGCCCTGCCCGCGAGGCCCTCCGAGAGCGAGGTGCGCGACGTCCTCGACCGGCTCGGTGACCCGGTCGACCTGGTGGACGCCGCAGAGGGTGTCGACTCACGGACCGGTGCCGCCCGGCGGCGCGGGCGCGAGGGCGCGCGACGCGAGCCCGAGGGCGCCTGGCGCGAGGCCGGGGCTCTGGTGGGTCTCGTCGGCGGGGCGCTGCTCTTCTGGCTGCCGCTGGTCAACGTGGTGCTGTGGGTCGGAGGTCTCGTGCTCCTGGTCCTCTCCCGCCGCTGGAGCGTGGCCGACAAGGTGTGGGGTGCGCTGATGCTCGGCCTCGGCCCCTGGCTGTTCCTCCTCGCTGCCGCACTTCCCTGGGTCATGACCACCGAGGCCTGCATGTCCGACGAGGCGGGAGTCGTCACCTGCACCGGTGGCGGTGACGGCGGCCTGACCGCCCTCAACATCATCGTCTGGGTCCTGACCATCTCCTACGTCGTCCTCTACGTGGGGACCCTGGTGCGGCTGATCCGGGCGGCTGCGCGGGCTCAGCCGTCCCGCATGTCCGAGACCGTCGTCAGCGTGTAG
- a CDS encoding ATP-binding cassette domain-containing protein, with protein sequence MAIIEAQDLRKTYRSRTGDVHALAGLDLTVPEGTVKGLLGPNGAGKTTTVKVLNTLLQPDSGSARVAGIDVLAEPDRVRQVIGASGQYAAVDEHLTGRENLEMVGRLYHLGAARARARAAELLEEFDLVEAADRPVKGFSGGMRRRIDLAGAIVNRPQVLFLDEPTTGLDPRSRIGMWEIIQSLVADGTTVLLTTQYLEEADQLADHISVIDQGTVIAEGTADELKGQVGGHRVVVTLVDAADAGTARAVLTRHGSEEVQVDSSGRTLGVPVAGGPQALRHVLAELGEAGVALHDAGMRRPTLDDVFLSLTGRDATGEGEQPEQEDRR encoded by the coding sequence GTGGCGATCATCGAGGCGCAGGACCTGCGCAAGACCTACCGCTCCCGCACGGGGGACGTGCACGCGCTGGCCGGTCTGGACCTCACGGTGCCCGAGGGCACGGTCAAGGGGCTCCTCGGACCCAACGGAGCCGGCAAGACCACCACGGTCAAGGTGCTCAACACCCTCCTCCAGCCGGACTCCGGCTCGGCGCGGGTCGCGGGCATCGACGTGCTCGCCGAGCCGGACCGGGTGCGGCAGGTGATCGGCGCCAGCGGCCAGTACGCCGCGGTCGACGAGCACCTCACCGGCCGGGAGAACCTGGAGATGGTCGGCCGTCTCTACCACCTGGGCGCGGCCCGGGCGCGGGCGCGGGCTGCCGAGCTGCTGGAGGAGTTCGACCTGGTCGAGGCCGCCGATCGCCCCGTCAAGGGCTTCTCCGGAGGTATGCGGCGCCGCATCGACCTGGCCGGGGCGATCGTCAACCGCCCGCAGGTCCTCTTCCTCGACGAGCCCACCACCGGGCTGGACCCGCGCAGCCGGATCGGCATGTGGGAGATCATCCAGAGCCTGGTCGCCGACGGCACCACGGTGCTGCTGACCACCCAGTACCTCGAGGAGGCCGACCAGCTGGCCGACCACATCAGCGTGATCGACCAGGGCACCGTGATCGCCGAGGGGACCGCGGACGAGCTCAAGGGCCAGGTCGGCGGGCACCGGGTCGTGGTGACCCTCGTCGACGCCGCCGACGCCGGGACTGCCCGTGCCGTCCTAACCCGGCACGGCAGCGAGGAGGTGCAGGTCGACTCCTCCGGACGCACGCTGGGCGTGCCCGTCGCGGGCGGCCCGCAGGCTCTCCGGCACGTCCTGGCCGAGCTGGGCGAGGCCGGGGTCGCACTGCACGACGCCGGGATGCGCCGGCCGACGCTGGACGACGTCTTCCTCTCCCTCACCGGCCGGGACGCCACCGGTGAGGGAGAGCAGCCCGAACAGGAGGACAGGCGATGA
- a CDS encoding ABC transporter permease has translation MSTSTAYRTEGAGGTGWARPTTATIGTWASDVRTVTWRNLIKFRRNPEMLLFAVLQPIMFVLLFSQVYGGSIEIDGGNYTEYLMAGIFGQTVLFGSTFSGYQMAQDLKEGMIDRFRTLPMHDSAVLFGRTNADLVLNAISMVIMMLTGFLVGWRFREGVLAFLAGVAILLLFSYAFSWVMTLLGIVVRTPEVINNASFMVLFPLTFISNAFVQASRLPGPLEFIANWNPVSALVQAARELFGNTGAAPPADTFPMQYPVVTVLVGSAVMLLVFVPLTVARFRKVSSR, from the coding sequence ATGAGCACATCCACGGCATACCGCACAGAGGGCGCAGGGGGAACAGGGTGGGCACGGCCCACCACCGCCACGATCGGGACCTGGGCCAGCGACGTGCGGACCGTCACCTGGCGCAACCTGATCAAGTTCCGGCGCAACCCCGAGATGCTCCTCTTCGCCGTGCTGCAGCCGATCATGTTCGTGCTGCTGTTCTCCCAGGTCTACGGCGGCTCCATCGAGATCGACGGCGGCAACTACACCGAGTACCTGATGGCCGGCATCTTCGGCCAGACGGTCCTCTTCGGGTCCACCTTCAGCGGCTACCAGATGGCCCAGGACCTCAAGGAGGGGATGATCGACCGCTTCCGGACGCTGCCGATGCACGACTCGGCCGTCCTCTTCGGACGGACCAACGCCGACCTGGTCCTCAACGCCATCTCGATGGTGATCATGATGCTCACCGGCTTCCTGGTCGGCTGGCGCTTCCGGGAGGGCGTGCTCGCCTTCCTCGCCGGCGTGGCGATCCTGCTGCTGTTCAGCTATGCGTTCAGCTGGGTGATGACCCTGCTCGGCATCGTCGTGCGCACCCCGGAGGTCATCAACAACGCCTCGTTCATGGTGCTCTTCCCGCTGACCTTCATCTCCAACGCCTTCGTGCAGGCCTCCAGGCTCCCGGGGCCCCTGGAGTTCATCGCCAACTGGAACCCCGTCTCGGCGCTGGTCCAGGCCGCGCGCGAGCTGTTCGGCAACACCGGTGCCGCGCCGCCCGCGGACACCTTCCCCATGCAGTACCCCGTCGTCACCGTCCTGGTCGGGTCGGCGGTGATGCTGCTGGTCTTCGTGCCGCTGACGGTGGCCCGGTTCCGCAAGGTCTCCTCCCGGTGA
- a CDS encoding amidohydrolase, with amino-acid sequence MTSPTSLTSSTDATARVLAHLDDARPWLEDLYRHLHAHPELSMAEHATAQRIVEEVRGMPGGEDLEVLTGIGGPSVCVVVRNGEGPTVLLRADTDGLPVEEDTGLDYASRVRTTNAAGESVPVMHACGHDTHVATLLAALRLLLLERGAWAGTLVGVFQPAEEQFNGAEAMVADGLVQRLPRPDVALGQHVLTGAAGTVMVSPGPIMASCDDFRIVLHGKGAHGSSPDRGIDPVVMAASLVMRLQTVVSRQISPQATAVVTIGRLQAGTKTNIIPDHAVLEGTLRTYDDEVAADCLRIIERTVRSEAEAWGAPEPEFETFDHLPVTDNTPEATARVRAALAAELGEEQVREFEPEMGSEDFSELPNAWGVPYCYWGFGAFDAEAWSRAEAAGTEGQDFPSNHSPRFAPVLQPTLDTGVRAMVAAAMSWVGRG; translated from the coding sequence ATGACCAGCCCGACCAGCCTGACCTCGTCCACCGACGCGACCGCGCGCGTGCTCGCCCACCTCGACGACGCCCGCCCGTGGCTGGAGGACCTCTACCGCCACCTGCACGCGCACCCCGAGCTGTCCATGGCCGAGCACGCCACCGCCCAGCGGATCGTGGAGGAGGTGCGGGGTATGCCGGGCGGCGAGGACCTGGAGGTCCTGACCGGCATCGGTGGACCCAGCGTGTGCGTGGTGGTCCGCAACGGCGAGGGCCCGACGGTCCTGCTGCGGGCCGACACCGACGGCCTGCCGGTGGAGGAGGACACCGGGCTGGACTACGCGTCCCGGGTGCGGACCACCAACGCCGCCGGTGAGAGCGTCCCGGTGATGCACGCCTGCGGCCACGACACCCACGTCGCCACCCTGCTGGCCGCGCTGCGTCTGCTGCTGCTCGAGCGCGGGGCGTGGGCCGGGACCCTGGTCGGGGTCTTCCAGCCCGCGGAGGAGCAGTTCAACGGCGCGGAGGCGATGGTGGCCGACGGCCTGGTCCAGCGGCTGCCCCGCCCGGACGTGGCGCTGGGCCAGCACGTCCTCACCGGCGCCGCGGGCACGGTCATGGTCTCGCCCGGCCCGATCATGGCCAGCTGCGACGACTTCCGCATCGTGCTGCACGGCAAGGGCGCCCACGGCTCGTCCCCGGACCGGGGGATCGACCCGGTCGTGATGGCCGCCTCGCTGGTCATGCGTCTGCAGACCGTCGTCTCCCGCCAGATCTCGCCGCAGGCCACGGCCGTGGTCACCATCGGCCGGCTCCAGGCCGGCACGAAGACCAACATCATCCCCGACCACGCCGTGCTGGAGGGCACGCTGCGCACCTACGACGACGAGGTCGCCGCCGACTGCCTGCGGATCATCGAGCGTACGGTCCGCAGCGAGGCCGAGGCCTGGGGTGCGCCCGAGCCGGAGTTCGAGACGTTCGACCACCTGCCGGTCACCGACAACACCCCGGAGGCGACGGCGCGGGTGCGTGCTGCGCTCGCCGCCGAGCTCGGGGAGGAGCAGGTGCGTGAGTTCGAGCCGGAGATGGGGTCGGAGGACTTCTCCGAGCTGCCCAACGCGTGGGGCGTGCCCTACTGCTACTGGGGCTTCGGCGCCTTCGACGCCGAGGCCTGGTCCCGCGCCGAGGCCGCCGGCACGGAGGGCCAGGACTTCCCCTCCAACCACTCCCCCCGTTTCGCCCCCGTCCTGCAGCCGACCCTCGACACCGGGGTCCGGGCCATGGTGGCCGCCGCGATGTCGTGGGTGGGGCGGGGCTGA
- a CDS encoding PfkB family carbohydrate kinase: protein MSRRVIHTGQAMVDLVVEVPHLPLRGGNVNARSATRYAGGSVTILVAAARQGAAAVQAGAVGTGPNGDLVRETLARDGAKVSSPPVPDLDTGVCVVMVEPSAERSFVTTRAAERRISVGSLATSRPVPGDLVCVTGYSLYDPTRDPLLEWLGSLSDGVLVVLDPGAPFAGFDPALVEQMLAVTHVWTSNAQEAQELTGVSEAEASCAAVAQRLPEGAVVIVRDGPVGAFVHVAGETTHVPGYPQTPVDTNGAGDTHTGVLCAGVAADLGWLEACRRANAAGAIKVTRRGPATAPTAAEVDDFLARQHGVGVGTV, encoded by the coding sequence GTGAGCCGCAGAGTGATCCACACCGGTCAGGCGATGGTGGACCTCGTCGTGGAGGTGCCGCACCTGCCGCTGCGCGGCGGCAACGTCAACGCGCGCAGCGCGACCCGGTATGCCGGGGGTTCGGTCACCATCCTGGTCGCCGCGGCCCGGCAGGGCGCGGCCGCGGTGCAGGCCGGCGCGGTCGGGACCGGCCCGAACGGCGACCTCGTGCGCGAGACGCTGGCCCGCGACGGGGCGAAGGTGAGCTCGCCGCCGGTCCCGGACCTGGACACCGGCGTCTGCGTGGTCATGGTCGAGCCGTCGGCGGAGCGCTCCTTCGTCACCACCCGGGCCGCGGAGCGCCGGATCAGCGTGGGGTCGCTGGCCACGAGCCGGCCGGTGCCGGGCGACCTGGTCTGCGTGACGGGGTACTCGCTCTACGACCCGACGCGCGACCCCCTCCTGGAGTGGCTGGGGTCGTTGTCGGACGGGGTGCTGGTGGTGCTGGACCCCGGAGCACCCTTTGCCGGGTTCGACCCGGCCCTGGTCGAGCAGATGCTGGCGGTCACCCACGTGTGGACCTCCAACGCCCAGGAGGCGCAGGAGCTGACGGGGGTGTCCGAGGCCGAGGCCTCCTGCGCCGCGGTGGCGCAGCGGCTGCCGGAGGGCGCGGTCGTCATCGTGCGGGACGGACCGGTCGGTGCGTTCGTGCACGTGGCGGGGGAGACGACCCACGTCCCGGGCTACCCGCAGACCCCGGTGGACACCAACGGCGCGGGCGACACCCACACCGGGGTGCTCTGCGCCGGTGTCGCCGCCGACCTCGGCTGGCTCGAGGCGTGCCGCCGGGCGAACGCGGCGGGCGCGATCAAGGTCACCCGCCGAGGACCGGCGACCGCACCGACCGCGGCCGAGGTGGACGACTTCCTGGCCCGTCAGCACGGGGTAGGCGTCGGCACGGTCTGA